The proteins below come from a single Miscanthus floridulus cultivar M001 chromosome 1, ASM1932011v1, whole genome shotgun sequence genomic window:
- the LOC136458053 gene encoding coronatine-insensitive protein homolog 1b-like: MKAMIKILEDSVHIVTGFNPEPATHPAHTLAPRTRATARSPAPPPPALPACRPPARPPAPPPPPALSRKHVTVPFCYAVSPARLLTQFPRLESLFVKGKPRAAMYGLIPDDWGAYARPWVTELAAPLECLKALHLRRMVVTDNDLAELVRARGHMLQELKLDKCTGFSTDGLRLVAHSCRYSYSSILLLLLAPIWVLEEVRSNWGY; this comes from the coding sequence GGGGTTTAACCCTGAGCCTGCCACGCACCCCGCACACACGCTCGCACCCCGCACACGCGCCACCGcccgctcgcccgcgccgccaccgcccgcgctGCCCGCGTGCCGGCCGCCCGCACgcccgccagcgccgccgcccccgcccgcgcTCTCGCGGAAGCACGTCACGGTGCCCTTCTGCTACGCCGTGTCCCCGGCGCGGCTGCTCACGCAGTTCCCGCGGCTCGAGTCGCTGTTCGTGAAGGGGAAGCCCCGCGCGGCCATGTACGGCCTCATACCCGACGACTGGGGCGCCTACGCCCGCCCCTGGGTCACCGAGCTTGCCGCGCCGCTCGAGTGCCTCAAGGCGCTCCACCTCCGCCGCATGGTCGTCACGGACAACGACCTCGCCGAGCTCGTCCGTGCCAGGGGCCACATGCTGCAGGAGCTCAAGCTCGACAAGTGCACCGGCTTCTCCACGGATGGACTCCGCCTCGTTGCCCACTCCTGCAGGTACTCGTACTCCTCGATTCTCTTGCTCTTGTTAGCTCCGATCTGGGTGCTGGAGGAAGTAAGATCGAATTGGGGTTACTGA